One Sodalinema gerasimenkoae IPPAS B-353 DNA segment encodes these proteins:
- a CDS encoding folate/biopterin family MFS transporter: MLVSSSRLEGFKGFLRDKLLFGNEPTPELIAILLVYFVQGILGLARLAVSFFLKDDLGLSPAETSALLGIVALPWMIKPLFGFISDGLPIFGYRRRPYLILSGLLGTLSWILLATVVTRPWQAIAAISLGSLSVAFSDVIADSLVVERARKESQSDAGSLQSVTWAASAIGGLITAYLSGSLLEIFATRDIFLITASFPLIVSGVAWLIAEQPRGNRPDFSGVKTQLSQLKAAISQKSIWLPTAFLFLWQATPTADSAFFYFTTNELGFQPEFLGRVRLVTSLASLVGIWLFQRFFKAVPFRRIFVWTTILSAVLGMSALLLVTHANRAIGIDDHWFSLGDSLILTVMGQLAFMPVLVLAARLCPSGVEATLFAVLMSVSNIAGMLSYELGAVLMHWLDITESNFENLWLLVTLTNLSTLLPLPFIHWLPGDNASGGGDETPPPQAPEPSRVETEVVEEVRV, translated from the coding sequence ATGCTCGTTTCATCCTCTCGCTTGGAGGGTTTCAAAGGGTTCTTACGGGATAAACTCCTGTTTGGCAACGAGCCAACCCCAGAACTCATTGCCATCCTCCTGGTCTACTTTGTCCAGGGAATCCTCGGCTTAGCTCGTTTGGCGGTGAGTTTCTTCCTCAAAGACGATCTCGGTCTGAGTCCCGCTGAAACCTCAGCCTTATTGGGGATTGTGGCGCTTCCCTGGATGATTAAGCCCCTATTTGGGTTCATCTCTGATGGCCTGCCCATTTTTGGCTATCGTCGTCGGCCCTATTTGATTCTCTCCGGCTTGCTGGGAACCCTATCCTGGATACTGCTGGCCACGGTCGTCACCCGTCCCTGGCAGGCGATCGCCGCCATTTCCCTGGGGTCTCTCTCTGTCGCCTTTAGTGATGTCATCGCCGATTCCCTAGTCGTCGAACGGGCCCGCAAGGAGTCCCAAAGTGATGCCGGGTCGTTGCAGTCTGTCACCTGGGCCGCGTCAGCCATTGGCGGTCTCATCACGGCTTATCTGAGTGGGTCTCTGTTAGAAATCTTCGCCACTCGCGATATCTTCCTGATTACAGCCAGCTTTCCCCTGATTGTCTCGGGAGTGGCCTGGCTGATTGCGGAACAGCCTAGGGGCAATCGCCCCGACTTCAGCGGCGTTAAAACCCAACTGAGTCAACTCAAAGCCGCCATTTCCCAAAAATCCATCTGGCTACCGACGGCCTTTCTCTTCCTTTGGCAAGCCACCCCCACCGCCGACTCGGCCTTTTTCTACTTCACCACCAACGAACTCGGCTTTCAACCAGAGTTCCTAGGACGAGTGCGATTGGTGACCAGTTTAGCCTCTCTCGTGGGGATTTGGCTGTTTCAGCGGTTCTTCAAAGCCGTTCCCTTCCGTAGAATCTTTGTCTGGACCACGATCCTCTCGGCGGTGTTAGGGATGAGTGCCCTACTACTGGTGACTCATGCTAACCGGGCGATCGGCATTGATGACCATTGGTTCAGCCTCGGCGATAGTCTAATTCTGACGGTGATGGGACAATTGGCCTTCATGCCGGTTCTGGTTTTAGCCGCGCGTCTATGTCCTAGTGGCGTGGAAGCGACCTTATTTGCCGTGTTGATGTCCGTGTCTAACATTGCCGGGATGCTCTCCTATGAATTGGGAGCGGTTCTCATGCACTGGCTCGATATCACCGAATCCAACTTCGAGAACCTTTGGCTGTTGGTCACCCTAACCAACCTCAGCACCCTACTCCCCCTGCCCTTTATTCATTGGCTACCGGGAGATAATGCCTCAGGCGGCGGCGATGAAACCCCGCCACCCCAAGCCCCTGAACCCTCCCGGGT
- the cax gene encoding calcium/proton exchanger, which translates to MKTLILSLLLTFLPISIAAEWLHWDATVIFLTAAVAIIPLAAWMGTATEELAVVVGPTVGGLLNATFGNATELIIALIALRAGLIEVVKASITGSIISNLLLVMGFSMFLGGLRYKSQNFQSVMARLNASVMNLATVAILIPTAVVATSQGIPELTIQKLSSIVAVILIIVYGLTLLFSMKTHAYLCDVGEAENESESGDVAESPNPWFWSGILLVCTLAVAYESELLVGSLELATETLGFTPLFTGVILVPIIGNAAEHATAVTVAMKNKMDLSMAVAMGSSLQIALFVAPVLVLAGWLFGQPMDLNFNPFELVAVVVAVVLANSVSSDGRSDWLEGVLLLATYLVVSVAFFYHPV; encoded by the coding sequence ATGAAAACCCTAATCCTCTCCCTCCTGCTCACCTTCCTCCCCATCTCCATCGCCGCCGAATGGCTACATTGGGATGCCACCGTCATTTTCCTGACCGCCGCCGTGGCCATCATCCCCCTAGCCGCCTGGATGGGAACCGCCACCGAAGAACTGGCCGTCGTCGTCGGTCCCACCGTCGGCGGACTCCTCAACGCCACCTTCGGCAACGCCACCGAACTGATTATCGCTCTCATTGCCCTGCGGGCCGGCTTAATCGAAGTCGTCAAAGCCAGCATCACCGGCTCCATTATCAGCAACCTGTTGCTAGTGATGGGATTTTCCATGTTTCTCGGCGGACTTCGCTATAAATCCCAAAATTTCCAATCCGTCATGGCTCGCCTCAACGCCTCCGTCATGAACCTGGCCACGGTGGCCATCCTCATCCCCACCGCCGTAGTTGCCACCTCCCAAGGCATCCCCGAACTGACGATTCAGAAACTCTCTAGCATCGTGGCGGTGATTCTCATCATTGTCTATGGCTTAACCCTGCTGTTTTCCATGAAAACCCACGCCTATCTCTGCGATGTGGGGGAAGCGGAAAACGAATCCGAGTCTGGAGACGTGGCAGAGTCCCCCAATCCCTGGTTTTGGTCGGGGATTTTGCTGGTTTGTACTCTAGCCGTGGCTTATGAGTCTGAGTTATTGGTGGGTTCCCTGGAACTGGCCACAGAAACCCTCGGCTTCACTCCCCTCTTTACGGGGGTGATTCTGGTTCCCATTATTGGCAACGCCGCTGAACATGCCACCGCCGTCACTGTGGCCATGAAAAACAAGATGGATTTATCCATGGCCGTGGCTATGGGATCGAGTTTGCAGATTGCTCTGTTTGTGGCCCCGGTTCTGGTGTTAGCCGGTTGGCTGTTCGGTCAACCGATGGATTTGAACTTCAATCCCTTTGAGTTGGTAGCAGTGGTGGTGGCGGTGGTTCTGGCTAACTCCGTCAGTTCCGATGGCCGTTCCGACTGGCTCGAAGGGGTGTTGTTGCTGGCCACCTATCTGGTGGTGAGTGTGGCCTTCTTCTATCATCCCGTTTGA